Genomic DNA from Spirochaetota bacterium:
AACGGACGCAGCATTGATTCAAACTGCGCAGCCATAATAACATACGTCAGCACCATAGCAACCACCAATACCAACACAAGATCCTGAAACGTCTCCTGCATATCCTTGTAAGCTCCCGCAATCACAACATCAAAATTTGCTGGCTTTGGTATTTTGTTTATGGCTTTGTTAATATCAGACACAACAGCACTCAGCGCTCTGCCTTCTGCTTTGCAATTCAGATACACAACGCGTTCCTGTTTCTTTCGTTCAATAGTGGAGGGACCGGATTTTGTCACAATATCAATAAGATTGCCAACAGGTACCCGTTTACCAATTGGCGTGTTTATCTCAATAGACTTAATATGCTCTATTGTCTCACGGTCAGCTTCACGCAACCGTACATTTATGTTATACTCATCGCCCTCAACCCTGTAGCGAGTAGCCGTGTACCCAGCTACATTATTTTTTATTAAATTGGCTATTTGATACGCATTTACTCCCATCTTTGATGCTTTTTCACGATTTACAACAATGACTTTTTCAGGTAGCCCCTCTTCACGTGAAATATCAATATCCTTCAAACCAGGAATAGATTTAATAGCATTTTTGATATCCTGAGCATATTGAGAAGATTTTTCAAAATCATAGCCATACACTTCAATTGAAATTGTAGCTCCACCCATCCCTAATATTCTACCACCTGCATCTCCCTGCAATGAAAAGTTAAACGTAACACCGGGAATTCCTCTAAATGCCTCACGTAAAGCCTGGCGGATTTCTTCTTTTGATCGTTTGCGCTTGCTTGGCTGTACCAACCGCATCTCAATCTTGCCGGTATAGTCGGTAGTTTCGCCAAATGCAGCGGTAAACCCTTCACCATATCCTGCCCTCACCGCTACAACTTCATATTCTTCTTTCTTTAATACGTCC
This window encodes:
- a CDS encoding efflux RND transporter permease subunit, producing the protein ETVPIAGMEFMPEYDDAQLTVVAKLPVGTNLETTESIMKIIEKKALDVLKKEEYEVVAVRAGYGEGFTAAFGETTDYTGKIEMRLVQPSKRKRSKEEIRQALREAFRGIPGVTFNFSLQGDAGGRILGMGGATISIEVYGYDFEKSSQYAQDIKNAIKSIPGLKDIDISREEGLPEKVIVVNREKASKMGVNAYQIANLIKNNVAGYTATRYRVEGDEYNINVRLREADRETIEHIKSIEINTPIGKRVPVGNLIDIVTKSGPSTIERKKQERVVYLNCKAEGRALSAVVSDINKAINKIPKPANFDVVIAGAYKDMQETFQDLVLVLVVAMVLTYVIMAAQFESMLRPFIVMFSVPTVIFGVSIFLFLTGTTFNVITFLGIIMLVGIVVNNAIVLVDYTDILRKRGYGIREALVEAGTKRLRPIMMTTLTTILSLIPMALGLGEGSELSAPLGRAVMGGMSTSFIFTLVFIPVMYMIFENMREKYEARKRRY